The window GCTGGTAATCTGTATAATACTCTTCCCTCCGGCGTCAGCGCGCACCTTGACTATCGAACGGGGCGATGACCTCCAGGCGGTAATCAATTACGCTTCCGACGGGGATACTATCAGAATCAGCGAAAAGGTAATCGAAGCCGCCCCGGTGGCTTTTACCGATTCTCTCTGCGGCAACTGCCAGGAGCATGCCACCCCGGTCAAAGCCCGATACGGTTTTATTATCAAAGGGAAATCGCTTCATCTCATAGGCGAAAACCGCACCCGCTCGGTGCTCCATACCAATGCCGGCTACGGCGTATTCTTCGTTAACTCCCCTAATTCTTCGCTGCAAAATCTGACCGTTACCGGCGGCATCCGGGATGTTGACGGCAATGCCACTGATGCCGCGGTGGTGGCGCGCAATTCCCGTGTGCATATACATGGGGTTGATATCATAAACAATGACCACCGCATCGATTCCGTGGTGGTTGGTATCAGCGGCGTCATCGGGCGGGAGGGGGCGGAACTGTATATTGAAAGATGCAATATTGTCAACAACGGCTGGGATGGGGTCGCCCTCTATCGGGGGGCATTGGCTGTCATAAGCGACTGCACCATAAAAGAAGGGCGCGGAGCCGGTATCGGGGTAACCTGGGATGCCACCTGCTTTGCTTATCGCAATATCGTGACCGGTTACTGGAAAGGAATCGGCGCCTTTGGCACCTCCTGGGTGGTGGCGCACAATAATGCCGTCTATGACAACCTCGGCTGGGGGATTATCGCTACCGGCAAAGCTTTTATGGATATTTCCAACAATGTCGTCCATCATAACGGCAACTGCGGGGTGGCTCCCTGGTCCACCGAGAGCCGGGGACGGATTATAAACAATATTATCACCAGCAACGGCTGGCGGCGGGAATGGGTCTGCCCCTGTGTCGGTGTCTGGAACTTTGGCGACTGGGCAAAATGGGAATTCTCCTATAATATTGTCTGGAACAACAAAGAAGGTAATTACAAAGATATCTGGGACCAGACCGACCTCAACGGCAATCTCTCGGCTGACCCCCTCTTTGTCGGCGAAAATA is drawn from Candidatus Zixiibacteriota bacterium and contains these coding sequences:
- a CDS encoding right-handed parallel beta-helix repeat-containing protein: MRPVILRLLVICIILFPPASARTLTIERGDDLQAVINYASDGDTIRISEKVIEAAPVAFTDSLCGNCQEHATPVKARYGFIIKGKSLHLIGENRTRSVLHTNAGYGVFFVNSPNSSLQNLTVTGGIRDVDGNATDAAVVARNSRVHIHGVDIINNDHRIDSVVVGISGVIGREGAELYIERCNIVNNGWDGVALYRGALAVISDCTIKEGRGAGIGVTWDATCFAYRNIVTGYWKGIGAFGTSWVVAHNNAVYDNLGWGIIATGKAFMDISNNVVHHNGNCGVAPWSTESRGRIINNIITSNGWRREWVCPCVGVWNFGDWAKWEFSYNIVWNNKEGNYKDIWDQTDLNGNLSADPLFVGENIFILKPESPAVDSGHPEVFDHDGSRSDIGLYGGPQGRGK